The following proteins are encoded in a genomic region of Candidatus Latescibacterota bacterium:
- a CDS encoding type II toxin-antitoxin system PemK/MazF family toxin — protein MNRGEIWWATLPAPRGSEPGYRRPVVIVQSDPFNRSNISTVIVAVISSNLKLSSAPGNILLKRKESRLSRDSVINVSQIITLDKSYPTERVSKLRSGLLADLNEGIRLVLSV, from the coding sequence ATGAACAGGGGCGAGATCTGGTGGGCGACCCTTCCCGCTCCGCGAGGTTCCGAGCCCGGCTATCGCCGCCCGGTCGTAATCGTCCAGTCAGATCCTTTCAACCGGTCCAACATCAGCACCGTCATAGTCGCTGTCATATCATCGAACCTGAAGCTCTCCAGTGCGCCTGGAAATATCCTTCTAAAAAGAAAAGAGAGCAGGCTGAGCAGGGATTCGGTGATCAACGTCTCCCAGATCATCACGCTGGATAAAAGCTATCCGACCGAACGTGTCTCAAAGCTGAGATCCGGTCTCCTGGCGGATCTTAACGAAGGGATCAGGTTGGTACTTTCGGTCTGA